The genomic DNA GAGCGGCAGCTTGCCCACCGCCACGTAGTACACACCGAGGATCGAACCGAGCAGCTTGCTCAACAGGCCAAGCAGCAAGACGTTGCGGTTCTCCAGCGGATTGAGCGACACCAGCCAGTAACCCACGCCAAACAGCGCCACCAGCACGCCGACCAATTGAATGAACAGATTGACCTCGGGCTTCTCCATTTGGAGCAGCTTGTAGGTCTCGTGATAGAGGCAGAGCATGTCGATGCCGGCGAGCAGGTTGTACGTGCCGGCGGCGCGGAGCAACCACTTCATCCAGGGAGCCAGCGGCGACATCGGCATCCTTTCCTCTCGCAGTCGCGGCGGCGCGACTAGGCGGCCGCGGTTTGCGCCGCGAACTGATCGGCCCAGGCGGCAAGGTCTTCAACCCCCTTGCGATGGCAGAAGTCGCCAAAGCGCTCGCCCGGTTCGCGCGCGTGCTTGAAGTAAGTGAGCAAGGGGACCAAGGTGGGCGTGATCTCTTCGAGCGGGACCATGTCCTTGTATTTGGTGTTGAGCCGATCGCCCAGCACGCGTCCGCCGAGGTACACGGTGTATTTGTCCTGACTGCGGCCCACAAGACCGACATCGCAGTTGTAGGGGCGAGCGCAGCCGTTGGGGCAGCCGGTCATGCGGACAGTAAAGATTTCTCTGGCGAGTCCCAGCTTGGCGACCTCGGCCTCCAGGTGATCGATCACGCCCGGCAGCACGCGTTCGCTCTCGGTGATGGCCAGCCCGCAGGTAGGCCAGGCAACGCAGGCCATCGACCAACGGCGAACGTTGGAGAACTGCTCGGTGAGCGGCACGCCATGATCGCGGAGGATGGTTTCGAGCGTGGCGCGGTCGGCCTCGTCGACATCGGTGAACAGGATGCTCTGATGCGAGGTGAGGCGAATGCCCGGCTTGATGCGGCGGCAAATCTCGCGGAAAGCAGTCTTGGCCATGAATCCTTCGCGATCGACGATGCGACCGTTTTCGACGTTCAGCCCGTAGAACCAGCGGCCGTCCCCCTGCTCGTGCCAGCCCATATGGTCGTCGAAGCCCCAGATGTCTTCGGGGTGCGGATCGGGGAGGGGATGACCGTAGTACTCCTCGACCTTGGCCTTGAAGCGATCGAGCCCCCAATCGTGAATGAGGTATTTCATGCGGGCGTGCTTGCGATCTGCCCGGTCGCCAAAGTCGCGCTGCACTTTGACAATGGAGGTGGCGACGTCGACCACCTGCTCGGGGGTAATGAAGGTCATGCGTTTGGCGACCGCCGGAAAGGTCTTGGCGGCGCTCGGGGTCATGCCAAAACTGCCACCGACCAGCACGTTGTAGCCGACGATGCGATAATCTTCGCACACGGCCATCAGGCCCAGGTCGTTGGCGTAGAGGTCGACGCAGTTATCGCCGGCCAGTCCGATGGCGGTCTTGAACTTGCGCGGCAGATACGAGGGACCGTAGATCGGCTCCACCTCATGGCCGTTGGGTCCGCCCGCCACGAGTTGCTCCTCGTCGGTGTCGGGATCGCGCACCCAAATTTCGTGATAGGCGCGCGTGCGCGGAGCGAAATGCGAGGCCAACCGATCGGCCAGCGCTTGCAACTCGTTATGCACGGGGTCGTGATAATGAGGCGCCGGGCAGCACATCACGTTGCGCTCGACATCGCCACAGGCGGCCAGCGTCGAAAGCTGCATCTTGTTGATGCGATGGATTGTTTCCCACAGGTTGCGTTTGGGCACGCCGTGGAACTGAATTCCCTGGCGGGTGGTGATGCGCAAGCCGCCATTGCTGAGCTCGTCGCACATGTCGAACTGCGCCAGAAGTTGTTCGCTATTGAGCTTACCGCCCGGCAACTTGAGACGGACCATGAAGATGTATTCTTTGGTGCTCTTCTGTCCGTCGCGCTTGGTGCGCGCCTCGCGATCGTCTTGCTGGTAGGTGCCGTGGAACTTGAGCAGGTTGGTGCTGCCCTTGCTGAAGAAGTCGTTGCCATCCTTCATCTCCGCGACGATATTGCCGCGCAGATAATTGCTTTCGCTCTTGATGGTTTCGACCGGGCTGAGTTTTTGAGGTTCCGACATGATCGCTAGCGATGTGGTGAAGGCGGGAGTGAGGCAATGGCGAGGCTGGCGGCAGCAATGTTAAGCATGCTGACCGCCATTGTCGTCATTATACGGCTTCGACCCGCGCGGAGTATAGTGGCCAGTCAAATTCGCCACCACGCCAGATTTATGCCAAACAGCGACCAACTTGTTGCCCGCTAGCAAATGGGGGTAGCATGGGCCACCCATGAACACCACGGAACCTTCTCAACTCGACGTTCGCCAAGTCAAACCGCTGCATCCGGTGGCGATTTTTTTGGCCACGGGGGCATACACCGGCTATTCGCCCGTGCTACCGGGCACAGTGGGCTCGCTGTTGGGACTGGTCCTGGCATTCGGGCTCGAACAAATCCCCAGCTTTTGGCTGCGATTATTCGTGCTGGCGGCGCTGTGGGGGGTGAGTGTGCCAATCTGCACCGCCATGGCAAAGTATCTGCGGGTAAAAGACCCCAACGCCATTGTCCTCGACGAGATTTTGGCGCTGCCGGTGGCGCTGTGGGGATTGAACGTGCATTCGTGGCGGGTACTGGCCGCGGCGTTTGTCATCTTTCGGATCTTCGACATCACCAAGCCGCCGCCGATTCGCTGGTTTGAGCGGTTGCCCAAGGGGCTGGGCATCATGGCCGACGATCTGGTGGCCGGCATGTTCACCTACGCGGCGCTGCGCCTGTTGATAGCGGCCGGCCTGCTGTAGGTTGCACATACCACTGAGCAGAGCACTGTTTCGGGACAAGGAGCGTCATGACCGCGCAGATTTTGGATGGCAAGGGGCTGGCTCTGCAGATTCAGGCCGAGATTCGCGAAGAGGTGACCCACTTCAAGGCAAAGTCGGGGGTGACGCCGTGCCTGGCGGCCGTGTTGGTGGGCGAAAACCCGGCCAGCGAAGTGTACGTGAAAAGCAAACGCAAGGCCTGCGAAACGGCGGGCATGGCGAGCCAACTGCATCGCTTGCCGGCGACCACGACGACCGACGAACTATTGGCATTTGTCGACCAATTGAACCGCGCGGCGGAGGTGCATGGCATCTTGGTGCAGTTGCCGCTGCCAGAAAAGATCGACGCCACTCGGGTGCTCGACGCGGTGTCGCCGGCGAA from Pirellulales bacterium includes the following:
- a CDS encoding NADPH-dependent assimilatory sulfite reductase hemoprotein subunit, which encodes MSEPQKLSPVETIKSESNYLRGNIVAEMKDGNDFFSKGSTNLLKFHGTYQQDDREARTKRDGQKSTKEYIFMVRLKLPGGKLNSEQLLAQFDMCDELSNGGLRITTRQGIQFHGVPKRNLWETIHRINKMQLSTLAACGDVERNVMCCPAPHYHDPVHNELQALADRLASHFAPRTRAYHEIWVRDPDTDEEQLVAGGPNGHEVEPIYGPSYLPRKFKTAIGLAGDNCVDLYANDLGLMAVCEDYRIVGYNVLVGGSFGMTPSAAKTFPAVAKRMTFITPEQVVDVATSIVKVQRDFGDRADRKHARMKYLIHDWGLDRFKAKVEEYYGHPLPDPHPEDIWGFDDHMGWHEQGDGRWFYGLNVENGRIVDREGFMAKTAFREICRRIKPGIRLTSHQSILFTDVDEADRATLETILRDHGVPLTEQFSNVRRWSMACVAWPTCGLAITESERVLPGVIDHLEAEVAKLGLAREIFTVRMTGCPNGCARPYNCDVGLVGRSQDKYTVYLGGRVLGDRLNTKYKDMVPLEEITPTLVPLLTYFKHAREPGERFGDFCHRKGVEDLAAWADQFAAQTAAA
- a CDS encoding phosphatidylglycerophosphatase A, with product MNTTEPSQLDVRQVKPLHPVAIFLATGAYTGYSPVLPGTVGSLLGLVLAFGLEQIPSFWLRLFVLAALWGVSVPICTAMAKYLRVKDPNAIVLDEILALPVALWGLNVHSWRVLAAAFVIFRIFDITKPPPIRWFERLPKGLGIMADDLVAGMFTYAALRLLIAAGLL